The following are encoded together in the Lactuca sativa cultivar Salinas chromosome 1, Lsat_Salinas_v11, whole genome shotgun sequence genome:
- the LOC111879317 gene encoding receptor-like protein kinase HERK 1 has translation MDPVYNERSSLTKESDVYSFGVVMFEMSSGTLVYNPKCFGDDDNPQYLINVVRSVYDDVKKAADPDKLIDPIIRDGINLKSFHTFNKIAHECVSLDLQKRPPLARIIRKIELALKIQLNHHESPSTTTTRSLDTYLIPLEDINLATNNFSRETYIQDYGYGVGHRGQLYGRWQNRTINRLTRKSYPGEKEFNKALQIVSSFHHQNISRFIGYCVEGDERIIVHEYSVNGSLSSYLNDSKKRRLLTWAQRLKICIGVARALLYLHLTLGEDNEAITGNIMCNNILLDESMEAKICFFSLSSQGYSTRLGPREHISNMFSFGKIMFEMLSGGRPYALEGDVEPGNEIDLLLDYYDNNELDQFIDKYIRDQIDGRCLKIFKETAYRCIMRGRWLVRSFQPGGRGMNRIAARRDRGARITMDEVVEKLEDAADFE, from the exons ATGGATCCGGTTTACAACGAAAGAAGCAGCCTCACGAAAGAGTCAGATGTTTACTCCTTTGGAGTGGTTATGTTCGAAATGTCAAGTGGCACACTCGTTTATAATCCAAAGTGCTTTGGAGATGATGATAACCCACAATATCTCATTAATGTGGTCCGGAGCGTCTATGATGATGTAAAAAAGGCAGCCGATCCAGACAAGTTAATCGATCCTATTATTAGAGATGGTATTAATTTGAAGTCTTTTCATACATTTAATAAAATTGCACATGAGTGCGTTAGCCTGGACTTACAGAAACGTCCACCGCTAGCTAGGATCATCCGGAAGATTGAGCTTGCACTAAAGATTCAATTA AACCACCATGAATCACCTTCCACCACTACCACACGAAGCCTAGACACTTATCTAATTCCACTTGAGGATATAAACTTGGCAACCAATAACTTCAGTAGGGAAACATATATTCAAGACTATGGATATGGAGTAGGTCATAGAGGACAACTCTATGGACGGTGGCAAAACCGCACGATCAACCGATTAACTCGGAAAAGCTACCCAGGAGAGAAGGAATTCAATAAGGCGCTCCAGATAGTGTCTAGTTTTCACCATCAAAACATATCCCGTTTCATTGGTTACTGTGTAGAAGGCGATGAGAGGATTATAGTTCATGAATATTCTGTCAACGGGAGCCTTTCTAGTTACCTCAATGACTCCAAAAAGAGAAGGCTTCTGACATGGGCACAACGCTTGAAGATTTGCATAGGGGTAGCAAGAGCACTTCTGTACCTTCATTTGACTCTTGGGGAGGACAACGAAGCAATAACCGGAAACATTATGTGCaataatatattgttggatgaaAGTATGGAAGcgaaaatttgtttttttagtttGTCAAGTCAAGGATATTCCACAAGACTGGGACCACGTGAACACATATCAAATATGTTCTCATTTGGCAAGATAATGTTTGAAATGTTGAGTGGAGGCAGACCTTATGCACTAGAGGGAGATGTTGAGCCAGGAAATGAAATAGATCTACTTCTAGATTACTATGACAACAATGAACTCGACCAATTCATTGATAAATATATAAGAGATCAGATTGATGGCCGATGTTTGAAGATATTTAAAGAAACTGCATATCGGTGCATAATGAGGGGCAGGTGGTTAGTAAGGAGCTTTCAGCCAGGAGGTCGTGGGATGAACCGAATTGCAGCCCGCAGGGATCGGGGTGCTCGCATTACCATGGATGAAGTCGTTGAGAAGCTTGAGGATGCGGCGGATTTTGAATGA
- the LOC111879282 gene encoding probable receptor-like protein kinase At5g61350: MDPVYNERSRLTKESDVYSFGVVMFEMSRGTLVYREKCFGDDAKPQYLIDVVRSVYDDDKKAAGPDKSIDPFIKDHADMNSFHTFNKIAHECVNLKLENRPTLERVIRKIEQSLTIQLKHQESASTTTTRRLDSFLIPLKEINLATQNINQETRIGSYEYGVVHRGQLYERWQNRTMAVTRLNSKTYLSAWGQDFKKELRMISSLQHQNISPFIGYCDQGKKTIIVHEYDVNGNVANYLENKRNNLPKLTWAQRLKICLGVARGLQCLHLAFGEDNQATCGNINCENILLDETMDAKISFFGLSRQSHTNPKPDEYISDMYSFGVIMFELLSGRRAHDLNEYAKPEEQFYLFQEYYRNIDLHIFIDEYIRDQIDSRCLNILIEVAYRCIKKSHQLCP, from the exons ATGGATCCAGTTTACAACGAAAGAAGCAGGCTCACCAAAGAGTCAGACGTCTACTCCTTTGGAGTGGTTATGTTTGAAATGTCAAGAGGGACATTAGTTTATCGTGAAAAGTGCTTCGGAGATGATGCTAAGCCGCAATATCTCATTGATGTGGTCCGAAGCGTCTATGACGATGACAAAAAGGCTGCGGGGCCAGACAAGTCAATTGATccttttattaaagatcatgctGATATGAACTCTTTTCATACATTTAACAAAATTGCACATGAATGTGTTAACCTGAAGTTAGAGAATCGTCCAACGTTGGAGAGGGTCATCAGGAAAATTGAGCAGTCATTGACAATTCAATTG AAGCACCAGGAATCTGCCTCTACTACCACCACACGACGCCTAGACAGTTTTCTAATTCCACTTAAGGAAATAAACTTGGCAACCCAAAACATCAATCAGGAAACACGTATCGGATCCTATGAATATGGTGTTGTCCATAGAGGACAGCTCTATGAACGGTGGCAAAACCGCACCATGGCTGTCACCCGCTTGAATTCAAAAACCTACCTAAGCGCATGGGGTCAAGATTTTAAAAAGGAGCTCCGTATGATTTCCAGTCTTCAACATCAAAACATCTCCCCTTTCATCGGTTATTGTGACCAAGGCAAAAAGACAATTATAGTTCATGAATATGATGTCAATGGAAACGTTGCCAATTATCTCGAAAACAAGAGGAATAACTTGCCTAAACTAACATGGGCACAACGCCTGAAGATTTGCCTAGGGGTTGCAAGAGGACTCCAGTGCCTTCATTTGGCTTTTGGGGAAGACAACCAAGCAACATGTGGGAACATTAACTGTGAAAACATATTGTTAGATGAAACTATGGATGCCAAAATTTCGTTTTTTGGTTTGTCAAGACAAAGTCACACAAACCCCAAACCCGACGAATACATATCAGACATGTACTCATTTGGCGTAATAATGTTTGAACTATTGAGTGGACGTCGGGCGCATGATCTAAACGAATATGCTAAACCAGAAGAGCAATTTTATCTATTTCAAGAGTACTATCGCAACATTGATCTCCACATATTCATTGATGAGTATATAAGAGATCAAATTGATAGCCGTTGTTTGAATATATTAATAGAAGTTGCATATCGGTGCATAAAGAAGAGCCATCAGCTTTGCCCTTAA
- the LOC122195304 gene encoding secreted RxLR effector protein 161-like — MEHKLKLRRDNEGELVNPTEYRSIVGGLRYLTDTRPDISFLVGVVSRYMERPTTKHLQAVKGILMYVKGTLDYGLKYSRGRKEVVIAGYTDSDQGNDVNDRRSTGGIAFYVNENLITWASQKQRCEALSSCEAEFMAATLAACQGIWLRRLLREITGQTVPPITLLVDNRSSLDLMKNPVFHGRSKHIDIRFHFICECIENGEITVSHVSSKEQKADILTKTLGRIKHEEIRNLIGVKKF; from the coding sequence ATGGAACACAAGCTAAAGCTTCGCAGGGATAATGAAGGAGAGTTGGTGAATCCCACTGAATACAGGAGCATCGTTGGAGGACTCAGGTATCTAACCGATACCCGTCCAGATATATCGTTTTTAGTTGGAGTAGTAAGCCGCTACATGGAAAGGCCAACTACAAAACACCTTCAAGCTGTTAAGGGAATACTCATGTATGTGAAAGGCACCCTTGACTATGGTCTGAAGTACTCAAGAGGAAGAAAAGAAGTTGTGATTGCTGGATACACTGACAGTGATCAAGGGAATGATGTGAATGATAGGAGAAGTACAGGTGGAATAGCTTTTTATGTGAATGAAAATTTGATTACGTGGGCCTCACAAAAACAGAGATGTGAGGCCTTATCTTCCTGTGAAGCAGAGTTTATGGCAGCCACTCTAGCAGCTTGCCAAGGAATATGGCTTAGAAGACTCCTCAGGGAAATAACAGGGCAAACTGTGCCACCTATAACTCTGCTGGTTGATAATCGTTCATCACTTGACCTCATGAAGAATCCAGTCTTTCATGGAAGGAGCAAGCACATAGATATAAGATTCCATTTTATTTGTGAATGCATAGAAAATGGGGAGATAACAGTGAGTCATGTAAGCAGCAAAGAGCAGAAGGCTGACATACTCACCAAGACACTGGGAAGAATTAAACATGAAGAAATACGGAATCTTATTGGAGTCAAGAAGTTTTAA
- the LOC111879280 gene encoding probable receptor-like protein kinase At5g59700, protein MSSSGGNLEKYWIPLDEILRATRNFSSQTLIGDGGFGFVHIGQLSEEWNAHTVAIKRLNRVGHQGINEFRNELEMVSSFHHPNIITFIGYCDEASEMIIVSDFAKNESLDHHLQKPNKIRGLTWAQRLKICLGAAKGLKYLHSGLGEDKRVIHRDVKSANILLDENLEAKICDFGLSKFGARNQEDSQVHTKVAGTRLLDSSRNN, encoded by the coding sequence atgtCTTCTTCAGGGGGAAACCTAGAAAAGTATTGGATTCCACTCGACGAAATCCTGCGGGCCACAAGAAACTTCAGCTCGCAAACTCTTATTGGAGATGGTGGATTCGGTTTCGTCCACATAGGGCAACTCTCTGAAGAATGGAACGCACACACAGTAGCCATCAAACGTCTTAATCGGGTTGGTCATCAAGGAATTAACGAGTTCCGCAACGAACTTGAGATGGTTTCCAGTTTCCATCATCCAAACATCATTACATTCATTGGTTACTGTGACGAGGCCAGTGAGATGATCATAGTTTCCGATTTTGCTAAGAATGAAAGCCTTGATCATCATCTCCAAAAGCCAAATAAGATTCGTGGCTTAACATGGGCACAACGCTTGAAGATTTGCTTAGGTGCAGCGAAAGGACTCAAGTACCTTCACTCTGGTCTTGGGGAAGACAAAAGAGTCATTCACAGAGACGTGAAGAGTGCAAATATACTGTTAGATGAGAATCTTGAAGCCAAAATCTGTGATTTTGGTTTGTCAAAATTTGGTGCAAGAAATCAGGAAGATAGCCAAGTTCATACAAAGGTCGCGGGCACAAGGTTGTTGGACTCTAGCCGGAACAATTGA
- the LOC111879242 gene encoding putative receptor-like protein kinase At5g39000 translates to MSSSGRSLDKYRIPLGEIMRATKNFSSETLIGDGGFGFVHIGQLSEEWNRRTVAIKCLNQDGYQGNNEFHNELDMVSSFHHPNIVTFIGYCDESDHMIIVYEYAINKSLDRHLQDPHKMRSLTWTHRLNICLGAAKGLKYLHSGLGEDKRVIHRDVKSANILLDENLEAKICDFGLSKFGTRNQEDSQVHTKVAGTRFYMDPVYNERSSLTKESDVYSFGVVMFEMSSGTLVYNPKCFGDDDNPQYLINVVRRVYDDVKKAADPDNLIDPIIRDGINLKSFHTFNKIAHECLSLDLHKRPPLARIIRKIELALKIQLNHHESPSSITTRILDSYIIPLEQINLATNNFSRETYIRGYGRGVGDSGPLYARWQNHTNVINRLNPKSYPGENEFNKALQIVSSFHHQNISRFVGYCVEGDERIIVHEYCVNGSLSSYLNDSKKRRLLTWAQRLKICLGVARALQYLHLALGEDNEEITGNIMCNNILLDESVEAKICFFGLSSQGYSTRMGPREHISNMFSFGMIMFEILSGGERYALAGDLEPGNEIDILLEYYDNNELDQFIDKYISDQIDGRCLKIFKETAYRCVMRGRWLLRSLQPGGRGMNRVAARRDRGARITMDEVVQKLEDAADFE, encoded by the exons ATGTCTTCTTCAGGGCGAAGCTTAGATAAGTATCGAATTCCACTGGGCGAGATTATGAGGGCCACAAAAAACTTCAGCTCCGAAACTCTGATCGGAGATGGTGGATTCGGTTTCGTCCACATAGGACAACTCTCTGAAGAATGGAACAGACGCACAGTAGCCATCAAATGCCTCAATCAGGATGGTTATCAAGGAAACAACGAGTTCCATAATGAACTCGATATGGTTTCCAGTTTCCATCATCCAAACATCGTCACTTTCATAGGTTACTGCGATGAGTCCGATCATATGATCATAGTTTATGAGTATGCTATCAACAAAAGCCTGGATCGTCATCTCCAAGACCCGCATAAGATGCGTAGCTTAACATGGACACATCGCTTGAACATTTGCTTAGGTGCAGCAAAAGGTCTCAAGTACCTACACTCTGGTCTAGGGGAAGACAAAAGAGTAATTCATAGAGACGTGAAGAGTGCAAATATACTGTTAGATGAGAATCTGGAAGCCAAAATCTGTGATTTTGGTTTGTCAAAATTTGGTACAAGAAATCAGGAAGATAGCCAAGTTCATACAAAGGTCGCGGGCACAAGATTTTACATGGATCCGGTTTACAACGAAAGAAGCAGCCTCACCAAAGAGTCAGACGTGTACTCGTTTGGAGTGGTTATGTTTGAAATGTCAAGTGGCACACTCGTTTATAATCCAAAGTGCTTTGGAGATGATGATAACCCACAATATCTCATTAATGTGGTCCGGAGAGTCTATGATGATGTAAAAAAGGCAGCCGACCCAGACAACTTAATCGATCCTATTATTAGAGATGGTATTAATTTGAAGTCTTTTCATACATTTAACAAAATTGCACATGAGTGCCTTAGCCTGGACTTACACAAACGTCCACCGCTAGCTAGGATCATCCGGAAGATTGAGCTTGCACTAAAGATTCAATTA AACCATCATGAATCACCTTCCTCCATTACCACACGAATCCTAGACAGTTATATAATTCCACTTGAGCAAATAAACTTGGCTACCAATAACTTCAGTAGGGAAACATATATCCGAGGCTATGGACGTGGAGTAGGAGATAGTGGACCACTCTATGCACGGTGGCAAAACCACACCAATGTGATCAACCGCTTAAATCCGAAAAGCTACCCAGGAGAGAACGAATTCAATAAGGCGCTCCAGATAGTGTCCAGTTTTCACCATCAAAACATATCTCGTTTCGTTGGTTACTGTGTAGAAGGCGATGAGAGGATTATAGTTCATGAATATTGTGTCAACGGGAGCCTTTCTAGTTACCTCAATGACTCGAAAAAGAGGAGGCTTCTGACATGGGCACAACGTTTAAAGATTTGCTTAGGGGTAGCACGAGCACTCCAGTACCTTCATTTGGCTCTTGGGGAGGACAATGAAGAAATAACTGGAAACATTATGTGCAATAATATATTGTTAGATGAAAGTGTGGAAGCCaaaatttgtttttttggttTGTCAAGTCAAGGATATTCCACAAGAATGGGACCACGCGAACACATATCAAACATGTTCTCATTTGGCATGATTATGTTTGAAATTTTGAGTGGAGGCGAACGTTATGCACTAGCAGGAGATCTTGAGCCAGGAAATGAAATAGATATACTTCTAGAGTACTATGATAACAATGAACTCGATCAATTCATTGATAAATATATAAGTGATCAGATTGATGGCCGTTGTTTGAAGATATTTAAAGAAACCGCATATCGGTGTGTAATGAGGGGCAGGTGGTTACTCAGGAGCCTTCAGCCAGGAGGCCGTGGGATGAACCGTGTTGCAGCCCGCAGGGATCGTGGTGCACGCATTACCATGGATGAAGtcgttcagaagcttgaggatgCAGCGGATTTTGAATGA